The sequence CCCTCTGTCGCTGGGCCTGCTGCCCGGTGTCCTGCGCCATTCTCTGATTGAGAGCGGCAAGGCCCAAGAATCGGAATTGACCATTAGCGACCTCGACAACGGCTTCTTCATCGGCAACGCCCTGCGCGGCCTGCTGCCTGCACAGCTCCTCACATGAGCCGCTTCCCGATCCTGTTCGAAGATGGTGAAGCGCTCGTCATCGACAAGCCTGCCGGAATGCCGGTCGACCGCCCCAAGCGCGGCGGAATGTCGCTCGAGGACCATCTCGAGGACTTGAAGCTGAATTTCCACCGCCCGCCGTGGATCGTCCACCGGCTGGATCAGGACACTTCGGGCTGCCTGCTGCTGGCGCGTAATCCCAAGGCGGTGAAACGGTTCGCTCAGGCGTTTCAGAACCGTCTGGTAGAGAAGCGTTATGTCGGGATAGTTGCCGGTACATTGGAACTGGATTCCGGCACTATCGACCTAGCCTTGAGCAAAGTCAGCACGAAGGAAGAAGGCTGGCGGATGGTGGCGGACGAGGCCGGAAAGCCTTCGGTCACGCATTGGCTGAAGCTGGCGGAAATTGGCGGCAATACACTGGTCGAATTCCGTCCTGAAACCGGCCGCACCCACCAAATCCGCATACATGCGCTCGCTGGCCTTGGCATCCCGCTGCTCGGCGATCCAGTGTATGGCGACCGGAGTACTGGTCCCCGCACCATGCTGCATGCTTCGAGCATCACCATGACACGCGAAGGCAAACCGCCGATTACTGCCACATCGCCTATGCCCGAAGATTTCAAGGAACTCGGGTTTAGCGATGGGTAAGATTGATGGATGATATTGCGGGCCGCGCCTTGGGGTTGATGACGGAGAGCTTCATCGCCTCCAGCGGCCCCGGCGGTCAGAACGTCAACAAAGTCGCCACCGCTGTGCAATTGCGGCTCGATGTATTTGCTCTACGGCTCGATCCACCGACCTTTAATCGCCTCAAGGAACTCGCCGGAAGCCGGATGAATTCCAAGGGCGAGGTGATGATCACTGCACGGTCCCACCGCACACAAGAAGCGAATCGCGCGGATGCCCGGACGCGAATGCTGGATCTGCTCCGCGATGCGCAAGATCATCCGGCCAAGCGCAAGAAGAGCCGCGTAAACCGCGTTGGCAAAGAAAAGCGAATAAAAGCAAAGAAGAACCGCGGTACTATCAAGGCGAACCGCGGCAAGGTCGACTGGTAAAAGCGCGCACTGTTGGCCCTCAGAACGCTTGACTTATTGGCGAGCCTGCGCCATTTGCGCGCGGTCTTGGGCGGTGCTGCGCGCGCCGCCCGATCTATTTTTCGCCCGTGAAGGGCTACCAATGCATTTAGGAAACCGCGATGGCGAAGTCCGCAACCATTAAGATCAAGCTGGTCAGCACCGCCGACACCGGCTTCTATTACACGACCTATAAGAACCCACGGAACATCACCGAAAAGATGTCCTTCCGCAAATATGACCCCGTCGTGCGCAAGCATGTCGAGTTCAAGGAAGCCAAGATTAAGTAATCTTGCTGAACCGCTGGAACCCCAGTGGTTCAGTGACAGTTCAACGCTTCGACGCTAATCACGGGGCATGAACAACTTGAAACAGATTTTTTCGAAGCCGGTTTCCGTCGCAATCGCGGCGACACTGGCTGTGGGTGCGCCAACTGCGCTGCTCGTTCCGGCTGAACCGGTCTCTGCCTATGCCGCGGGTGACCTCGACAAAGCTGTTGCCGCCCTGCGCGGCATCTCGACCATGCAGGCCGATTTTACGCAGACCGACCGCAACGGACAGACCGTCGCCGGCGTGCTGACACTGAAGCGCCCGGGCCGTATCCGTTTCCAATATGACAAAAGCACCCCGATGCTGGTCGTATCCAACGGCAAGTCGCTCACGCTCATCGATTATGAAGTGAAGCAGGTCCAACGCTGGCCGATTAAAAACTCACCGCTTGGCGCACTGCTCGATCCCGAGCGTGACGTGAAGAAATACGGCAGATTGCAGAACACCAGTAATCCCGACGTCATCAGTGTTGAGGTGAAGGACACCAAGAAGCCTGAATTCGGCGTAATCACGCTGGTTTTCGTCAAGAGCGCAAGCGCACCTGGCGGGCTACAATTGGTGAGCTGGGTCGCACTCGACTCGCAGAATCAGCGGACCACCGTGCGCCTGCGGAATCACCGCTATGGCATGAAGGTTTCTGACCGCGCGTTCACCTTCAAGGATCCGCGCACTTCGTCTCGCCGCAAGTAACAAACAGTCCGGCGATACCCCGTTTGCGGTATCGGACGGAGTGATGACGACCGTTCATTGCGGTGAAAGCTGAAACGTCATATTATTGTTGCACAAGGCGGGTCGAGACGGGTTTCCCCCCTGTTGCCCGACTCATAAAAAAAGAGCCGTCTTGTTACAGCGTGACGAACGCTCAAAACGAAACCCTCATCCCACTGCCCCCGGGATGGGGGTTTTTTTGATTCTGTACTCTCTGACGGCCTGTTGGCTGCGCCAACGCCTCCGAGGGCCGGCCCAATAAGGGCCGGCGGCCAGTCGGCCTTGCGACCTGTTGGTAGCGGACCGAAACATTCCCAGCCATATTTCTAGCACGGGTTCCTGGTCACGGCAGTCAGCGAGCGACCGCTCGCCGCCGCTTATGCGGCGGAAGCCTAGGGAGCGGATGCGACCGCCGGCGCTTGAGGCCAAACAAAAGAATCTCTAAGCGCCCGCCATGTCCGCAAACAAATCTGGTGATCCCACCACGCTCAACCGCCTTTATGGCCGCACCCAGGGCCGTGCTCTGCGTCAGGGTCAGCAGGAGCTGATCGACCAGCTGTTGCCGCAGATCGCTGTGCCTGCAGAGGGGCCAGTGACTGCCGAAGCGCTATTCGGGCAGGATGTCCCGCTGCACTTCGAAATCGGCTTCGGCGCTGGCGAGCACCTTGCCTACCGCGCTGATCTGCTGCCCGATCACGCCTTCATCGGCGCGGAGCCGTTCGTGAACGGAATGGTGGGCGCGCTGGGCCATGTGCGCGATGGCGGACTGACCAATGTGCGGCTGCATCTGGGCGACGCACTGGAAGTGCTCGCACGCATTCCTGACGGGGCATGCAGCTTCATCTATCTGCTCCATCCCGACCCATGGCCCAAGGCGCGCCATGCCAAGCGGCGGATGATGAATGATGGCCCGCTCGATATGATCGCGGCCAAGCTGAAGCCGGGCGGCGAGTTCCGCTTCGGCACCGATCACGACATCTATCTGCGTCACGCGCTAATGGTAATGCGCCGTCACACGCACCAGTTCGAGTGGCTGACCGATGGCCCGAAAAGCTGGCAAAACCGGCCCGGGGGCTGGTGCGAAACCCGCTACGAGAAGAAGGCCCGCACTGTGTTTGGGCATGAGGTCTGGTACTTCCGCTACCGCAAGAAATAGGGCAGCGAGCCGGATATGAGCAAAGTTTTTGTCTGGATTGGCGGCATATTTCTCCCGGTCGGCCTGTTGTTTGCCGGCATCGGTTTCCTGGCGAGTTCAGGCACACGAGAGCTGGCCAACACAGGCCTGCGCACTTCAGGCACTGTTATCGCAATGTCGGACAGCCGCGATTCCGATGGCGGGCGCAGCTATGCCCCCTTGGTGGAATTCTACGACGCCAATGGGAAGCGGCACGAATTTAGCAGCCGGGTCAGCTCCAACCCGCCGCGCTTCTCGCGCGGCGAAACGGTTCCCGTAATTTACGACCCGGCAAAGCCAAACCGTGCGATGATCGATGGCTTCATGGACCGCTATCTGATGCCACTGATCTTCGGCGGGATTGGCGGTATCTTCGCGATCATCGGCGGGGGCTTACTGTTTGCGTATTGGCGCCGCCGCAAGGTCGTGGCGCGGTTGAAGCAAAGTGGCATGGCAATTGATGCCAAATTTGTGGAATGTTACCGCGATACCAGCACCAAGATAAATGGCCGCAGCCCTTACCGCGTGGCGGCGCAGGCGACGCACCCCGCGACCGGCCAGCTAACCAGCTTCAAAAGCGCCCCGATCTGGCTCGATTTGACCAACCGGCTCACGGGAAAAGACGTACGCGTCTTGATTGATCCCATGAGGCCGAAGGATCACTTCGTGGATTTATCGGCACTGGTTAGCCCTGACGAGATGGCGTGAAGATGTAAGGAACGTCCGCTAACGGCCCAATTGCGGACTTTAAGCTGATAAGAAGAACCATAGGCTGACTACGATGTTATCGTGCGACGGAAACAAATTCGACTCCAGCCGTTAAGGTGGTTCTTACGACCAACAACAAGAACCGGGCGGGCAATGATCCTTAAAACGCAGAGCTGCGCGGCATTACATACTGCGTCGCGACAGCATGGCAGCAAAATTGCCGCACCCAAGCCTTTCTTCCGCAAGCGCGGTGCACTGATTTGTCACGCGATTCTTCACGCCATCGCCATTATGCGTAGTTCTACGAGGATACTCTCGAATGAAAATTAGTGACCGCAAGGAATTTGCACAAAAGCCCAAGCCGCTGACTTGTCCGCCTTCGACCACAGTCTTTGACGCCGTCAAACAGATGGCAGTTAAAAACTATGGCTCGATCATTGCGGTGAGCGACGAACATGAAGTCATCGGCATGATGACTGAACGAGACATCTTCCGCCGTTTGATCGCTGCCGAACTCGATCCGAAAACAACCAAAGTCGAAGACATTATGACTTCGCCTGTCAGGACTGCGAAAGCAGATGACGAATTAATCGACTGGCTTAGACTAATGTCGAACGAGCGCTTCAGACGACTGCCGATCATCGATGAAAGTGGCAAGTTGGTCGCTGTAATGTCCCAAGGCGATTTTGTGTCTTACACATGGCCGGAACTGCTGGGCAGGTTCACCGAACTCGCGCAGGCCAGCCTACCGGAACGCATCAATCCAGCCTTCATTCTAATCAGTATCTTAATCTATACCGCCACCATTATCTTTGCCGTGGTGAGTTTAACCTAACTAGTATGAACTCTAACCTGACTGTATGGTTTGACGGCGGTTGCCCGCTTTGCAAAAAAGAAATTGCCTTGATGCGAAGATTGGACCGGCAGGAGAACATCAACTTCATTGACGTCTCTGGCGAAGCATCGGATAGCTGCCCCGTCGATAGGACATTACTGCTACAGCGCTTTCATGCACGCGAAGCTGGCGAATTGCTCTCCGGAGCAGCGGCTTTTGCGGCAATGTGGCGTACAATACCACTGCTTCGTCCGTTGGGCTTGATTGCCCGAAATCGCTTAATATTGAGCGCACTTGAGCGGTTGTATCTAGTCTTCTTGCGGTTCAGGCCGAGATTACAGCGCTGGGTAAGCTAACGCTGCTTGCTGAAGTTTGCATAGTTATTGGTGTCAGGTTCCCACCCAACAAGGGCCAGACCAGAAGCGTTTTCCTACAGGCCAACACCGCGCTACTGTAGCTGTAGCTCTTTCACATCATCAATCAGGCATACCAGCTTTTTCCGCGTAACCCCGGAATTTGTCACCCTGCCCTATCAGCAAGTAATCACATGATTACGCTACAGAAATACTCGTCCTACTTAGGGTGACAGGGTGTAACTTGTGTAACCCTGTCCGCTGAATTCACCACTTTGACTGCTGGGGAAGCCAACTACGAAGAACTCCCTAGAGCCAAACTCACCGATTCAACCTAACCAACAAGCGGGCTGGCGGAGATCGGTTAAGTGGTTCTGTTTGGGATCAACATCACGGAACTGCTCCCGTTCATCGCAGTCGGCTTTGCCGCTCAATTGGTCGACGGGGCCATGGGCATGGCATTCGGTGTTATTTCAAACACCTTTCTGGTTTCGATGATCGGTATTCCACCCGCACAGGCATCGCACCGTGTCCACGTTATCAAGATTTTCACAACAGCGGCATCAGGCACGAGCCATCTGCTAGGCGGCAATGTCGATGGGCGATTGTTTCTGCGGCTTGTCCTGACCGGTATTGTTGGAGGAATTGCCGGCACTTTTTTTCTCACCGCCATCAACCCGCGCATTATTGCGCCGGTTGTGCTGACCTACCTCACGCTTATCGGACTATCGCTTCTAATTCGCGGGTTGAGAGACACTATGCCGCGCGGGCAAGCGCGATTTGTCGGCTCCGTCGGTATTCTGGGTGGCTTCCTCGATGCTGTTGGCGGTGGCGGTTGGGGGCCGGTCGTGACGCCAAACCTGATCATTCAAGGCGCAGAACCTCGCAGGGTTGTCGGCACGGTCAATGCAGCTGAGTTCTTTCTTACAATCGCGATCTCGGCAGCCTTTGTGCTGCAAATTGGCTTGACCGATCTCCTCGGTCCATCGTTGGGACTGCTGATTGGCGGGGTAATTGCGGCTCCTTTCGGTGCATGGGTAGCCAAGCGCGCGCCCGCCCGCATAATGCTGATTCTGGTTGGCACCGTTCTGACCGCCACCAGCCTTTATGGCCTGTGGCTGGTGGTAAGCTGACGACTAACTCACCACCCCGGCCGCAGCCAGAACCGCCAATGTCAGGACGTCAGGCGCGATCGCAGTCATTGGCGCGATCTGGACCGGTTTCTCCATCCCGATCAGCATCGGGCCGATCACGGCGTTACCCGCAAGCTCGCGCAGCAGCTTGGCCGACAGGTTGGCCGATTGCAGGCCCGGCATCACCAGCACATTGGCGGGCGCGGACAGGCGGCTGAAGGGATAGCGCTCCATCACCGCGGGATTAAGCGCGGCGTCAGGGGCCATTTCGCCTTCATATTCGAAGGTCACGCTGTCATCTTCGTCGAGAATGTGGACTGC comes from Altererythrobacter sp. ZODW24 and encodes:
- a CDS encoding CBS domain-containing protein, with amino-acid sequence MKISDRKEFAQKPKPLTCPPSTTVFDAVKQMAVKNYGSIIAVSDEHEVIGMMTERDIFRRLIAAELDPKTTKVEDIMTSPVRTAKADDELIDWLRLMSNERFRRLPIIDESGKLVAVMSQGDFVSYTWPELLGRFTELAQASLPERINPAFILISILIYTATIIFAVVSLT
- a CDS encoding DUF393 domain-containing protein codes for the protein MNSNLTVWFDGGCPLCKKEIALMRRLDRQENINFIDVSGEASDSCPVDRTLLLQRFHAREAGELLSGAAAFAAMWRTIPLLRPLGLIARNRLILSALERLYLVFLRFRPRLQRWVS
- a CDS encoding outer membrane lipoprotein carrier protein LolA, with protein sequence MNNLKQIFSKPVSVAIAATLAVGAPTALLVPAEPVSAYAAGDLDKAVAALRGISTMQADFTQTDRNGQTVAGVLTLKRPGRIRFQYDKSTPMLVVSNGKSLTLIDYEVKQVQRWPIKNSPLGALLDPERDVKKYGRLQNTSNPDVISVEVKDTKKPEFGVITLVFVKSASAPGGLQLVSWVALDSQNQRTTVRLRNHRYGMKVSDRAFTFKDPRTSSRRK
- a CDS encoding DUF3592 domain-containing protein yields the protein MSKVFVWIGGIFLPVGLLFAGIGFLASSGTRELANTGLRTSGTVIAMSDSRDSDGGRSYAPLVEFYDANGKRHEFSSRVSSNPPRFSRGETVPVIYDPAKPNRAMIDGFMDRYLMPLIFGGIGGIFAIIGGGLLFAYWRRRKVVARLKQSGMAIDAKFVECYRDTSTKINGRSPYRVAAQATHPATGQLTSFKSAPIWLDLTNRLTGKDVRVLIDPMRPKDHFVDLSALVSPDEMA
- a CDS encoding tRNA (guanine(46)-N(7))-methyltransferase TrmB is translated as MSANKSGDPTTLNRLYGRTQGRALRQGQQELIDQLLPQIAVPAEGPVTAEALFGQDVPLHFEIGFGAGEHLAYRADLLPDHAFIGAEPFVNGMVGALGHVRDGGLTNVRLHLGDALEVLARIPDGACSFIYLLHPDPWPKARHAKRRMMNDGPLDMIAAKLKPGGEFRFGTDHDIYLRHALMVMRRHTHQFEWLTDGPKSWQNRPGGWCETRYEKKARTVFGHEVWYFRYRKK
- the arfB gene encoding alternative ribosome rescue aminoacyl-tRNA hydrolase ArfB, with translation MDDIAGRALGLMTESFIASSGPGGQNVNKVATAVQLRLDVFALRLDPPTFNRLKELAGSRMNSKGEVMITARSHRTQEANRADARTRMLDLLRDAQDHPAKRKKSRVNRVGKEKRIKAKKNRGTIKANRGKVDW
- a CDS encoding RNA pseudouridine synthase; protein product: MSRFPILFEDGEALVIDKPAGMPVDRPKRGGMSLEDHLEDLKLNFHRPPWIVHRLDQDTSGCLLLARNPKAVKRFAQAFQNRLVEKRYVGIVAGTLELDSGTIDLALSKVSTKEEGWRMVADEAGKPSVTHWLKLAEIGGNTLVEFRPETGRTHQIRIHALAGLGIPLLGDPVYGDRSTGPRTMLHASSITMTREGKPPITATSPMPEDFKELGFSDG
- the rpmG gene encoding 50S ribosomal protein L33, yielding MAKSATIKIKLVSTADTGFYYTTYKNPRNITEKMSFRKYDPVVRKHVEFKEAKIK
- a CDS encoding sulfite exporter TauE/SafE family protein, translating into MVLFGINITELLPFIAVGFAAQLVDGAMGMAFGVISNTFLVSMIGIPPAQASHRVHVIKIFTTAASGTSHLLGGNVDGRLFLRLVLTGIVGGIAGTFFLTAINPRIIAPVVLTYLTLIGLSLLIRGLRDTMPRGQARFVGSVGILGGFLDAVGGGGWGPVVTPNLIIQGAEPRRVVGTVNAAEFFLTIAISAAFVLQIGLTDLLGPSLGLLIGGVIAAPFGAWVAKRAPARIMLILVGTVLTATSLYGLWLVVS